DNA sequence from the Streptomyces tsukubensis genome:
GGTGGCGGTTGCGCACGGTGAAGCAGGAACAGTGGCCTCTGCGCGGCGGGCACAACAAAAAGATCCCGATCGACGTTTCCATCGAATCGGGATCCTTTTACAGAAAGTGCCCCCGGCAGGATTCGAACCTGCGCACACGGCTCCGGAGGCCGTTGCTCTATCCCCTGAGCTACGGGGGCGCACTGTCTGCCTCGGTGTTGTTGCCGTCGGCGTGACGGGTAGAACACTACCAGCTCTTCGAGGGTGCCCGTGAACAGGTATTTCGAGGGATCGGACGGGCCGCGGGAGCGGACCCGAGTCGCCCGGAGGGGGTGGAAGTGGGGAAAACCCGGACGCAGCCCCGGACGCGGACCTACTCTCAAGTTGTGTCAGGTGCGTCCGGGCGGGTGCTCGTTGTCGATGACAACCGGGTCATCCGGCAGTTGATCAGGGTCAACCTTGAGCTTGAGGGCTTCGAGGTCGTGACCGCGGCCGATGGTGCCGAGTGCCTGGAGGTCGTGCGGGAGGTCCGGCCGGACGTGGTGACGCTCGATGTCGTCATGCCGCGGCTGGACGGGCTGCGGACCGCCGCGCGGCTGCGCGAGGATCCCGCGACACGGCATCTGCCGGTGGCGATCATCAGCGCGTGCACGCAGTACGAGGTCGAGAGCGGTATCGAGGCCGGAGTGGACGCCTTTCTGGCGAAACCCTTCGAGCCGGTGGATCTCGTGAGACTCGTGCGGCGGTTGGCGCGCCGGGAGGGACCGCCGGCTCCCGACGGGCGGCAGGGGATCGGACAGCCCGGCACCGCGCAAGGGGCCGGACACCCCGGCAGTACGCAGATTGCCGGACACCCCGGCAACGCCCACGGCATCGGACAGTCCGGCACCGCCCATGGAGTCGGGCAGCCCGGCAGCGCGCGCGGCTGAGCAGCCGGGCGGCGACGACGGTGTCGGCGCCGGGCCGGCCCACCCCGCGGGGCGCCCCGCGGCGGCGGGTGACCGCATCGCGAAACCGTTCGCATTCCGGGGGGCCTCCTCCCCTACGCTGGTCCCGTGACCCCCGCCGAGCTCTCCCGTACCGTCCGGCACGCCGTGTGCCGCGCGGTGGCGGACGGTGCGCTCGCGGTGGAGGTGCCCGAGAGCGTACGGGTCGAAAGGCCCCGGCCCGGCGGCTGCGGGGACTGGGCGACCAATGTCGCGCTGCGGCTGGCCGGACCCGCCGGGCGGCCCGCGCGGGCGGTGGCCGAGGAGCTGCGGGCGCGGATCGCGGCGGAGCCCGGAATCGGCGAGGTCGAGATCACCGGGGCCGGATTCCTCAACATCACCGTCGACGAGGATCCGCTGGAGCGGCGGCGGGCGGTGATCGGGCGAGCCCTCCGGCAGCCCCGCCGCCACGGGAACCCGATCACCGGGGACCGTGGCACCGTCTGGGCCGAGACCGTCGGCCTGCTGCGCGATGCCCGGGGGTACGGACCCGCCTCCGTACCCGTGCGCGAATGCCGGGACATGAGCGGGGAGCTGGGAACCGACCCGGTGCGGTGGGCGTTCCTGGCCGTCGCCGCGGGCGACCGGGCCCGGCCCGGTGCCGAGCTGCTGCGGCAGCGCGAGAGCAACCCCCTCTTCACCGTCCGGTACGCGTACTCCCGGTCCCGGGCCCTGGTCCGTGAAGCCGCCCGGCTCGGGTTCACGGGGAGCACCGAGCAGTTCGTGGAGACGGAGCTGGAGCGGTGGCTCGCGGACTGGCCCGAGGCCCTCGACTCCGCCGCCCGGCTCTGCGCACCCGACCGGATCGCCCGGCATCTCGAAGGGACCGCCGACGCGCTGCTCGGCTTCCAGCACACGGTCCTCCCCGTCGGCGGGGAGAAACCCTCGGCCGCCCACCGCTCCCGGCTCGCGCTCGCCGAAGCCGCCGGGGGGGTGCTCTCCGGCGGCCTGTCCCTGCTCGGCATCAGCGCACCCCAACACCTGTGAGAGAGAACCGACCATGAGCCGTTCCGCACATCCCGCCGGGCCCCGCCACGCCGACGTCCTGCCCGAGGGGCACTACGCCGCCCCGCCCGCCGACCTCAACGCCCTCGACGGCAGGATCTGGTCCCGGACCGTGACCCGGGCGGCGGACGGGACCGTCGCCGTCGGCGGAATCCCGGTGACCCGGCTGGCCGAGGAGTTCGGCACCCCCGCGTACTTCCTCGACGAGGAGGACTTCCGGGCCCGCTGCCGCGCCTGGGCCGAGGCCTTCGGGCCCGGGGCCGACGTCTTCTACGCCGGGAAGGCCTTCCTCAGCCGCGCCGTCGTCCGCTGGCTGTACGAGGAGGGGCTCAACCTCGACGTCTGCTCCGGCGGCGAGCTGCGTACCGCACTGGACGCGGGCATGCCCGCCGAGCGCATCGCCTTCCACGGCAACAACAAGTCCGCCGAGGAGATCGAACGGGCCGTCGAGGCCGGTGTCGGGCGGATCGTGCTCGACTCCTTCCAGGAGATCGTCAAGGTCGCGCACACCGCCCAGCGGCTCGGCCGGCGGCAGAAGGTCCTGATCCGCGTCACCGTCGGGGTCGAGGCCCACACCCACGAGTTCATCGCCACCGCGCACGAGGACCAGAAGTTCGGCATCCCGCTCGCCGGGGACCAGGCCGCCGAGGCGGTCCGCAGGGCCCTCGCCCTCGACGGTCTCGAACTGGTCGGCATCCACTCCCACATCGGCTCGCAGATCTTCGACACCTCCGGCTTCGAGGTCGCCGCCCACCGGGTCGTCGGCCTCCTCAAGCGGGTCCGCGACGAGCACGGCGTCGAACTGCCCGAGATCGACCTCGGCGGCGGGCTCGGCATCGCGTACGTCCCCGGCGACGACCCGCGTGAACCGCATCACATCGCCAAGGCCCTCCACGAGATCGTCGGCCGCGAGTGCGAGGCCGCCGGACTGCGCAGCCCCCGGATCTCGGTCGAGCCCGGCCGGGCCATCGTCGGCCCGACGGCGTTCACGCTGTACGAGGTCGGCACCGTCAAGCCGCTGGAAGGCCTGCGGACGTACGTCAGTGTCGACGGCGGCATGTCGGACAACATCCGGACCGCGCTGTACGACGCCGAGTACAGCGTCGTCCTGGTCTCCCGCACCTCCGACGCCGCCCCGATGCTCAGCCGGGTCGTCGGCAAGCACTGCGAGAGCGGTGACATCGTGGTGAAGGACGCCTTCCTCCCGGCCGACCTCGCCCCCGGCGATCTGATCGCGGTGCCCGCCACCGGCGCCTACTGCCGCTCGATGGCCAGCAACTACAACCATGCGCTGCGACCGCCCGTGGTGGCGGTCTCCGAGGGGGCGGCGCGAGTGATCGTCCGGCGCGAGACGGAGGAAGATCTGTTGCGTCTCGATGTCGGTTAATGGAGATAGATGTCTCGGATGCCGGACGGAGCATAGAAAATGCTGTCCGGTGAGTGAGACTGGACCAACCCCTGAATGTTGAGAAACGAGGTCGGATGATGCGTACGCGTCCGCTGAAGGTGGCGCTGCTGGGCTGTGGAGTGGTCGGCTCAGAGGTGGCGCGCATCATGACGACGCACGCCGACGACCTCGCGGCCCGGATCGGCGCCCCCGTGGAACTCGCGGGGGTCGCCGTGCGGCGGCCCTCCAAGGTCCGCGAGGGCATCGACCCGGCGCTGGTCACCACCGACGCCACGGCCCTGGTGAAACGCGGCGACATCGACGTCGTCATCGAGGTCATCGGCGGTATCGAACCGGCCCGCACCCTGATCACCACCGCCTTCGAGCACGGCGCCTCGGTGGTCTCGGCGAACAAGGCGCTGCTGGCCGAGGACGGTGCCACCCTCTACGCCGCCGCCGAGCGGCACGGCCGCGACCTCTACTTCGAGGCGGCCGTCGCCGGGGCGATCCCGCTGATCCGGCCGCTGCGCGAATCGCTGGCGGGCGACAAGGTCAACCGGGTCCTCGGCATCGTCAACGGCACCACGAACTTCATCCTCGACAAGATGGACACCTCCGGCGCCGGATACACCGAGGCGCTGGACGAGGCCACCGCCCTCGGCTATGCGGAAGCCGACCCGACCGCCGATGTCGAGGGCTTCGACGCCGCCGCCAAGGCCGCGATCCTCGCCTCCATCGCCTTCCACACCCGGGTCCGGCTCGACGACGTCCACCGCGAGGGCCTCACCGAGGTCACCGCCGCCGATATCGCCTCCGCCAAGCGCATGGGCTGCACGGTCAAGCTGCTGGCGATCTGCGAGCGCGCCGCCGACGGCCGGTCGGTCACCGCCCGGGTCCACCCCGCGATGATCCCGCTCAGCCACCCCCTGGCCTCCGTCCGCGAGGCGTACAACGCGGTGTTCGTCGAGTCCGAGGCCGCCGGGCAGCTGATGTTCTACGGCCCCGGCGCGGGCGGCGCGCCCACCGCGTCCGCGGTCCTCGGCGATCTGGTCGCCGTCTGCCGCAACAAGCTCGCCGGGGCCACGGGCCCGGGGGAGTCCGCGTACACCCAGCTGCCCGTGAGCCCCATGGGCGAGGTCGTGACGCGGTACCACATCAGCCTCGACGTGGCCGACAAGCCGGGCGTCCTCGCCCAGGTCGCGACGGTCTTCGCCGAGCACGGGGTGTCCATCGACACCGTCCGCCAGCAGGGTAAGGACGGAGAGGCCTCCCTCGTCGTCGTCACCCACCGCGCGCCCGACGCCGCCCTCTCGGGGACCGTCGAGGCGCTGCGCAAGCTCGACACCGTGCGTGGTGTCGCCAGCATCATGCGTGTTGAAGGGGAGTAACCAGCAATGACCCACCAGTGGCGCGGCATCATCGAGGAGTACCGGGACCGTCTCCCGGTCTCCGACACCACTCCGGTTGTCACGCTCCGTGAGGGTGGTACGCCGCTCGTACCCGCCCAGGTGCTCTCCGAGCGCACCGGCTGCGAGGTCCACCTCAAGGTCGAGGGCGCCAACCCCACCGGTTCCTTCAAGGACCGCGGGATGACGATGGCCATCACCCGCGCCAAGGAGGAGGGGGCCAAGGCCGTCATCTGTGCCTCCACCGGCAATACCTCCGCCTCGGCCGCCGCCTACGCGGTACGGGCCGGGATGGTCTGCGCGGTCCTGGTGCCCCAGGGGAAGATCGCGCTCGGCAAGATGGGCCAGGCGCTGGTCTACGGTTCGAAGATCCTCCAGGTCGACGGCAACTTCGACGACTGCCTGGATCTGGCCAGGAATCTGTCCGAGAACTATCCGGTCGCCCTGGTCAACTCGGTCAACCCCTACCGGATCGAAGGCCAGAAGACCGCCTCCTTCGAGATCGTCGACGCACTCGGCGACGCCCCCGACATCCATGTGCTGCCGGTCGGCAACGCGGGCAACATCACGGCCTACTGGAAGGGGTACCGGGAGTACGCGGCCGACGGTCCGGCCACCCGTACCCCCCGTATGTGGGGCTTCCAGGCGTCCGGCTCCGCGCCGATCGTCCGCGGTGAGGTCGTCAAGGACCCCTCGACCATCGCCACCGCCATCCGGATCGGCAACCCGGCGTCCTGGCAGCAGGCGCTGGCCGCCCGGGACGAGTCCGGCGGCGCCATCGACGAGGTGACGGACCGTGAGATCCTGCGGGCCTACCGCCTGTTGGCCTCGCAGGAGGGCGTCTTCGTGGAGCCCGCGTCCGCCGCGTCCGTGGCCGGTCTGCTCAAGGCCGCCGAGGCCGGCAAGGTCGACCCCGGCCAGCGGATCGTCTGCACGGTCACCGGCAACGGTCTGAAGGACCCCGACTGGGCCGTGGCCGGCGCTCCGCAGCCCGTCACCGTCCCGGTCGACGCGCCGACCGCGGCGGCCAGGCTCGGCCTCGCCTAAGCCTTGCAGCAGGGCCTTTCCGGCCGCCCGATCCCTGGACGCCGCTGCGTCCGCGGTACGGCGGCCGGGGGCCCGGACCGCCCGTACGGCCGGGCCGGAGGCGGGCTCGGGGCCGTAATACCCCGGTGAAAAGCATCCCAAGCCGGGCGGCCGCGGAGGCCGGGGCACAGGCGGCTCGCGACACGCATCGTGCGCCTCCTGTGCGCCCTATGTCGCCACAGAACCTTCCTTCGATAGGCTGTACCGAACCCACCCACCCCGCATGCCGGCCGGTGCGGTGGTGCGGCCGCCGTTCGCGGCCCCGGGGGCTGACCCCTCCCGATCGCGAATGCCGCCCTACCCCCAGCAATTCCCCCACTTCATCCCCATCAGCAGAACCCGACACCACCGATCCCACTGACATCAATGTCACCGCCCGTCCCTTCCGCAACAAGGGGCAGAGCCAAGGAGAGTCATCGAGCGATGGCCGGTCCAGCGTTCCGCGCCGCCGCCGTCCGGGTGCGCACCCCCGCCACCAGCGCCAATCTCGGTCCGGGCTTCGACGCCTTCGGGCTGTCGCTGGGGCTCTACGACGATGTCGTCGTCCGGGTCGCCGACTCCGGTCTGCACATCGACATCGCGGGTGAGGGCGCGTCGACGCTGCCCCGCGACGAGAGCCATCTGCTCGTCCGCTCCCTGCGTACGGCCTTCGACCTGCTCGGCGGGCAGCCGCGCGGTCTCGAAATCGTCTGTGCCAACCGGATTCCGCACGGCCGCGGGCTCGGTTCCTCCTCCGCCGCCATCTGTGCCGGGATCGTCGCCGCCCGCGCGGTGACCATAGGGGGCGAGTCCCGTCTCGACGACACCGCCCTGCTGGAGCTGGCGACCGAGATCGAGGGTCACCCGGACAATGTCGCCGCCTGTCTGCTCGGTGGTTTCACCCTTGCCTGGACCGAGGCCGGAGCCGCCCGGGCCATCAGGATGGATCCCGCCGATTCCGTCGTTCCGGTGGTTTTCGTCCCGGGCAAGCCGGTGCTCACGGAGACCGCGCGCGGACTGCTGCCGCGTTCCGTCCCCCATGTGGACGCCGCCGCGAACGCCGGCCGCGCCGCCCTGCTCGTCGAGGCGCTGACCAGGCGCCCCGAGCTGCTGCTGCCCGCCACGGAGGACCGGCTCCACCAGGAGTACCGGGCCCCGGCGATGCCGCAGAGCGTCGACCTTGTCAACCGACTGCGCGCCGACGGCGTCCCTGCAGTCATCTCCGGTGCGGGCCCCACGGTGCTCGCGCTGGCCGAGGACAGTGCGGCCGACAAGGTCGCACAGCTCGCGGGCGAGGACTGGGCGGCCAACCGTCTGGCCTTCGACACCGCGGGTGCGAGTGTGCTGCCGCTCGTCGCCCCCGAGACCGCCGGTGATCCGTCGCGGGACGGATCCGGGCAGGTGTACGGGGCCGGGGGCGGCGTACGGGAGTCCGGTGACGCGCCCCTCGGGTGAGCCGCCACGGCGGGGGCCCGCC
Encoded proteins:
- the nrtL gene encoding ArgS-related anticodon-binding protein NrtL gives rise to the protein MTPAELSRTVRHAVCRAVADGALAVEVPESVRVERPRPGGCGDWATNVALRLAGPAGRPARAVAEELRARIAAEPGIGEVEITGAGFLNITVDEDPLERRRAVIGRALRQPRRHGNPITGDRGTVWAETVGLLRDARGYGPASVPVRECRDMSGELGTDPVRWAFLAVAAGDRARPGAELLRQRESNPLFTVRYAYSRSRALVREAARLGFTGSTEQFVETELERWLADWPEALDSAARLCAPDRIARHLEGTADALLGFQHTVLPVGGEKPSAAHRSRLALAEAAGGVLSGGLSLLGISAPQHL
- the thrC gene encoding threonine synthase — protein: MTHQWRGIIEEYRDRLPVSDTTPVVTLREGGTPLVPAQVLSERTGCEVHLKVEGANPTGSFKDRGMTMAITRAKEEGAKAVICASTGNTSASAAAYAVRAGMVCAVLVPQGKIALGKMGQALVYGSKILQVDGNFDDCLDLARNLSENYPVALVNSVNPYRIEGQKTASFEIVDALGDAPDIHVLPVGNAGNITAYWKGYREYAADGPATRTPRMWGFQASGSAPIVRGEVVKDPSTIATAIRIGNPASWQQALAARDESGGAIDEVTDREILRAYRLLASQEGVFVEPASAASVAGLLKAAEAGKVDPGQRIVCTVTGNGLKDPDWAVAGAPQPVTVPVDAPTAAARLGLA
- a CDS encoding response regulator; this encodes MEVGKTRTQPRTRTYSQVVSGASGRVLVVDDNRVIRQLIRVNLELEGFEVVTAADGAECLEVVREVRPDVVTLDVVMPRLDGLRTAARLREDPATRHLPVAIISACTQYEVESGIEAGVDAFLAKPFEPVDLVRLVRRLARREGPPAPDGRQGIGQPGTAQGAGHPGSTQIAGHPGNAHGIGQSGTAHGVGQPGSARG
- the thrB gene encoding homoserine kinase; protein product: MAGPAFRAAAVRVRTPATSANLGPGFDAFGLSLGLYDDVVVRVADSGLHIDIAGEGASTLPRDESHLLVRSLRTAFDLLGGQPRGLEIVCANRIPHGRGLGSSSAAICAGIVAARAVTIGGESRLDDTALLELATEIEGHPDNVAACLLGGFTLAWTEAGAARAIRMDPADSVVPVVFVPGKPVLTETARGLLPRSVPHVDAAANAGRAALLVEALTRRPELLLPATEDRLHQEYRAPAMPQSVDLVNRLRADGVPAVISGAGPTVLALAEDSAADKVAQLAGEDWAANRLAFDTAGASVLPLVAPETAGDPSRDGSGQVYGAGGGVRESGDAPLG
- the lysA gene encoding diaminopimelate decarboxylase, which produces MSRSAHPAGPRHADVLPEGHYAAPPADLNALDGRIWSRTVTRAADGTVAVGGIPVTRLAEEFGTPAYFLDEEDFRARCRAWAEAFGPGADVFYAGKAFLSRAVVRWLYEEGLNLDVCSGGELRTALDAGMPAERIAFHGNNKSAEEIERAVEAGVGRIVLDSFQEIVKVAHTAQRLGRRQKVLIRVTVGVEAHTHEFIATAHEDQKFGIPLAGDQAAEAVRRALALDGLELVGIHSHIGSQIFDTSGFEVAAHRVVGLLKRVRDEHGVELPEIDLGGGLGIAYVPGDDPREPHHIAKALHEIVGRECEAAGLRSPRISVEPGRAIVGPTAFTLYEVGTVKPLEGLRTYVSVDGGMSDNIRTALYDAEYSVVLVSRTSDAAPMLSRVVGKHCESGDIVVKDAFLPADLAPGDLIAVPATGAYCRSMASNYNHALRPPVVAVSEGAARVIVRRETEEDLLRLDVG
- a CDS encoding homoserine dehydrogenase, yielding MRTRPLKVALLGCGVVGSEVARIMTTHADDLAARIGAPVELAGVAVRRPSKVREGIDPALVTTDATALVKRGDIDVVIEVIGGIEPARTLITTAFEHGASVVSANKALLAEDGATLYAAAERHGRDLYFEAAVAGAIPLIRPLRESLAGDKVNRVLGIVNGTTNFILDKMDTSGAGYTEALDEATALGYAEADPTADVEGFDAAAKAAILASIAFHTRVRLDDVHREGLTEVTAADIASAKRMGCTVKLLAICERAADGRSVTARVHPAMIPLSHPLASVREAYNAVFVESEAAGQLMFYGPGAGGAPTASAVLGDLVAVCRNKLAGATGPGESAYTQLPVSPMGEVVTRYHISLDVADKPGVLAQVATVFAEHGVSIDTVRQQGKDGEASLVVVTHRAPDAALSGTVEALRKLDTVRGVASIMRVEGE